Proteins co-encoded in one Cucurbita pepo subsp. pepo cultivar mu-cu-16 chromosome LG15, ASM280686v2, whole genome shotgun sequence genomic window:
- the LOC111811552 gene encoding serine/arginine-rich splicing factor SC35-like isoform X2, with protein sequence MSHFGRSGPPDIADTYSLLVLNITFRTTADDLYPLFHKYGKVVDIFIPRDRRTGDSRGFAFVRYKYADEAQKAVERLDGIVVDGREITVQFAKYGPNAERIHKGKVSESFPKSRYRSRSRSPRRRHRDDHRDRDYRRRSRSRSRSRSLDRVDHDRRGRERERERDYRRRSRSISPRRPSPDYSKGRGRGRYVDERRSRSRSRSRSHSQSRGRGRGRSVDSAASPGRQSPSPRSASPQGSPSPRGESPERNGDGGRSPTSRSVSPRGQPADSRSPSQPNSDVD encoded by the exons ATGTCGCACTTCGGAAGGTCCGGTCCTCCAGATATTGCAGACACCTATTCGCTTCTCGTGCTCAACATTACCTTCC gAACCACTGCTGATGATCTCTACCCGCTGTTCCACAAGTATGGTAAGGTTGTCGATATCTTCATCCCCAGAGACCGAAG AACTGGTGATTCTAGAGGTTTTGCATTTGTGCGTTACAAGTATGCAGATGAGGCTCAGAAAGCAGTGGAAAGGCTAGATG GTATTGTGGTTGATGGACGAGAGATCACCGTTCAGTTTGCAAAATATGGTCCAAATGCAGAAAGGAT TCACAAAGGAAAGGTCAGTGAATCATTTCCAAAGTCGAGATACAGGTCTAGAAGTCGCAGTCCACGGAGACG ACATCGGGATGATCACAGAGATAGGGATTATAGGAGAAGAAGTCGAAGCAGAAGTAGAAGCAGAAGCTTGGACAGGGTTGATCATGATAGGCGTGGAAGAGAAAGGGAGAGGGAAAGAGACTATCGTAGGCGAAGCCGGAGCATCAGTCCTAGGCGGCCTAGTCCTGATTATTCCAAGGGGAGGGGAAGAGGACGCTACGTTGATGAGCGTAGAAGCCGCAGCCGCAGCCGTAGCCGTAGCCATAGCCAAAGTCGTGGCCGTGGTCGTGGTCGTTCTGTGGATAG TGCTGCTTCTCCTGGTCGACAAAGCCCTAGTCCAAGGAGTGCATCTCCTCAGGGGAGTCCATCTCCCAGGGGTGAAAGTCCTGAAAGAAATGGCGATGGTGGAAGGTCTCCAACTTCCAGGAGTGTTTCACCCCGAGGTCAACCTGCTGATTCAAGAAGCCCATCTCAACCAAATTCAGATGTTGAT TGA
- the LOC111811346 gene encoding copper-transporting ATPase PAA1, chloroplastic-like isoform X1, which translates to MDSALSLMASNAPLSTITRSFSTLYFTHSTSISPISTLSFSLRAAVPPLHRRHKFISNSSSGNGNGGVRGESGGGGGDDDGGPDGGDVGSNLLAGEAEDDATLSADAIVLGVGGMRCKGCSASVKRILESQPQVSHASVDLASETAVVWPAAEAKITPNWREELGEALAKHLTTCGFSSKVQGQGAIGGDVSL; encoded by the exons ATGGATTCCGCCCTCTCTCTCATGGCGTCCAATGCGCCTCTCTCAACCATTACTCGCAGCTTCTCCACACTCTATTTCACCCACTCCACCTCCATTTCCCCTATCtccactctttctttctcgcTTCGCGCTGCTGTTCCTCCTCTCCACCGTCGTCACAAATTCATCTCCAACTCATCTTCTGGCAATGGAAATGGCGGCGTTCGAGGAGAgagcggcggtggcggcggcgacGACGATGGTGGACCTGATGGCGGCGATGTCGGCTCGAACTTGCTTGCTGGAGAAGCTGAGGACGACGCTACGCTGTCCGCAGACGCGATTGTTCTTGGTGTTGGA GGGATGAGGTGCAAGGGGTGTTCTGCGAGTGTCAAGAGGATTCTTGAAAGTCAG CCACAAGTGTCACATGCTAGTGTTGACCTTGCTTCTGAGACCGCAGTCGTGTGGCCTGCAGCTGAAGCAAAAATCACACCCAACTGGCGGGAAGAGCTAGGAGAGGCACTTGCGAAGCATTTGACCACTTGTGGTTTTTCTTCTAAGGTTCAAG GACAAGGTGCTATAGGAGGGGACGTTTCACTATAG
- the LOC111811552 gene encoding serine/arginine-rich splicing factor SC35-like isoform X1, producing the protein MSHFGRSGPPDIADTYSLLVLNITFRTTADDLYPLFHKYGKVVDIFIPRDRRTGDSRGFAFVRYKYADEAQKAVERLDGIVVDGREITVQFAKYGPNAERIHKGKVSESFPKSRYRSRSRSPRRRHRDDHRDRDYRRRSRSRSRSRSLDRVDHDRRGRERERERDYRRRSRSISPRRPSPDYSKGRGRGRYVDERRSRSRSRSRSHSQSRGRGRGRSVDSAASPGRQSPSPRSASPQGSPSPRGESPERNGDGGRSPTSRSVSPRGQPADSRSPSQPNSDVDK; encoded by the exons ATGTCGCACTTCGGAAGGTCCGGTCCTCCAGATATTGCAGACACCTATTCGCTTCTCGTGCTCAACATTACCTTCC gAACCACTGCTGATGATCTCTACCCGCTGTTCCACAAGTATGGTAAGGTTGTCGATATCTTCATCCCCAGAGACCGAAG AACTGGTGATTCTAGAGGTTTTGCATTTGTGCGTTACAAGTATGCAGATGAGGCTCAGAAAGCAGTGGAAAGGCTAGATG GTATTGTGGTTGATGGACGAGAGATCACCGTTCAGTTTGCAAAATATGGTCCAAATGCAGAAAGGAT TCACAAAGGAAAGGTCAGTGAATCATTTCCAAAGTCGAGATACAGGTCTAGAAGTCGCAGTCCACGGAGACG ACATCGGGATGATCACAGAGATAGGGATTATAGGAGAAGAAGTCGAAGCAGAAGTAGAAGCAGAAGCTTGGACAGGGTTGATCATGATAGGCGTGGAAGAGAAAGGGAGAGGGAAAGAGACTATCGTAGGCGAAGCCGGAGCATCAGTCCTAGGCGGCCTAGTCCTGATTATTCCAAGGGGAGGGGAAGAGGACGCTACGTTGATGAGCGTAGAAGCCGCAGCCGCAGCCGTAGCCGTAGCCATAGCCAAAGTCGTGGCCGTGGTCGTGGTCGTTCTGTGGATAG TGCTGCTTCTCCTGGTCGACAAAGCCCTAGTCCAAGGAGTGCATCTCCTCAGGGGAGTCCATCTCCCAGGGGTGAAAGTCCTGAAAGAAATGGCGATGGTGGAAGGTCTCCAACTTCCAGGAGTGTTTCACCCCGAGGTCAACCTGCTGATTCAAGAAGCCCATCTCAACCAAATTCAGATGTTGAT AAGTGA
- the LOC111776508 gene encoding uncharacterized protein LOC111776508 isoform X2, whose protein sequence is MEDKGKGTDRWSGAVANITEMASNLESLQKILVKKAVYVDDETFARASLCSEQARTIKVLEQRVETLERELDAAITAAAHARSEKRQAEAAQKAAELHVQEVTRELENTTKVFQLHMDELRAKQEEINKRDKDIKLLEAIIQTLGA, encoded by the exons ATGGAGGACAAGGGCAAAGGAACGGACAGATGGAGCGGTGCCGTAGCCAATATCACGGAGATGGCCTCCAACCTAGAATCACTCCAGAAGATTTTAGTAAAGAAAGCCGTCTATGTAGACGACGAGACGTTTGCCAGAGCTTCATTGTGCTCCGAACAAGCAAGGACGATCAAG GTTCTTGAACAAAGGGTTGAGACTTTGGAAAGAGAACTTGATGCTGCTATCACTGCTGCTGCTCATGCTCGTTCAGAAAAACGTCAGGCTGAGGCAGCACAAAAAGCTGCTGAACTACATGTGCAGGAGGTCACTAGAGAGCTCGAGAACACGACAA AGGTATTTCAACTGCACATGGATGAATTGCGTGCAAAGCAAGAGGAAATCAACAAGCGTGATAAGGATATCAAGCTCTTGGAAGCAATAATTCAAACTCTCGGTG CATAG
- the LOC111776508 gene encoding uncharacterized protein LOC111776508 isoform X1, with protein sequence MEDKGKGTDRWSGAVANITEMASNLESLQKILVKKAVYVDDETFARASLCSEQARTIKVLEQRVETLERELDAAITAAAHARSEKRQAEAAQKAAELHVQEVTRELENTTKVFQLHMDELRAKQEEINKRDKDIKLLEAIIQTLGGKE encoded by the exons ATGGAGGACAAGGGCAAAGGAACGGACAGATGGAGCGGTGCCGTAGCCAATATCACGGAGATGGCCTCCAACCTAGAATCACTCCAGAAGATTTTAGTAAAGAAAGCCGTCTATGTAGACGACGAGACGTTTGCCAGAGCTTCATTGTGCTCCGAACAAGCAAGGACGATCAAG GTTCTTGAACAAAGGGTTGAGACTTTGGAAAGAGAACTTGATGCTGCTATCACTGCTGCTGCTCATGCTCGTTCAGAAAAACGTCAGGCTGAGGCAGCACAAAAAGCTGCTGAACTACATGTGCAGGAGGTCACTAGAGAGCTCGAGAACACGACAA AGGTATTTCAACTGCACATGGATGAATTGCGTGCAAAGCAAGAGGAAATCAACAAGCGTGATAAGGATATCAAGCTCTTGGAAGCAATAATTCAAACTCTCGGTGgtaaagaataa
- the LOC111811179 gene encoding annexin D2-like has product MATLTVPDQLPPVAEDCDRLHSAFQGWGTDEGAIISILAHRNAKQRSLIRQTYAETHGEDLLKALDKELSSDFERAVLLWTLHPAERDALLANEAIRKLTPKHFVILEIACTRTPRDLFLVKEEYHARFKRSIEEDVAYHTTGDFRKLLVPLVTAYRYDGPEVNAALATSEAKILHEKISEKAYNDEELIRIISTRSKAQLNATFNHYNDQFGTAINKDLKTDPDNDYLKFLRAAVKCLTWPEKYFEKVLRLAIKGLGTDEEALTRVVVTRAEVDMKRIVEEYYRRNSVPLDQAIKGDTSGDYERMLLALIGNDNA; this is encoded by the exons GTTGGGGAACGGATGAGGGGGCGATTATATCCATTTTGGCTCACAGAAATGCTAAACAACGCAGTCTGATTCGACAGACCTATGCTGAAACGCATGGAGAGGATCTCTTAAAGGCACTAGACAAAGAACTTTCAAGTGATTTTGAG AGAGCTGTGCTTTTATGGACTCTACATCCGGCTGAACGTGATGCATTACTAGCCAATGAAGCAATAAGGAAACTTACCCCAAAGCATTTTGTTATACTGGAAATAGCTTGTACTAGAACTCCTCGGGATTTATTCTTAGTGAAGGAAGAATACCATGCTCGTTTCAAGCGGTCGATTGAAGAAGATGTTGCATATCACACTACAGGTGATTTTCGCAAG CTTCTGGTACCCCTTGTGACTGCATATCGATATGATGGCCCTGAGGTAAACGCAGCCCTAGCCACATCAGAGGCTAAGATACTTCACGAGAAAATCTCTGAGAAAGCTTACAATGATGAGGAGCTCATCAGGATTATAAGCACTAGAAGCAAGGCACAACTAAATGCTACATTTAATCATTACAACGACCAATTTGGGACTGCTATAAACAAG GATCTAAAGACCGACCCCGATAACGATTACCTTAAATTTCTGAGAGCTGCTGTCAAGTGTCTAACTTGGCCTgagaaatattttgagaaaGTTCTTCGTTTAGCCATCAAAGGGCTTGGAACCGACGAAGAGGCTCTGACTAGAGTAGTCGTGACGCGAGCTGAGGTCGACATGAAACGGATTGTTGAAGAGTATTACCGGAGAAACAGCGTTCCTTTGGATCAGGCGATAAAAGGCGATACGTCTGGGGATTATGAAAGGATGCTTCTTGCTTTGATTGGTAATGACAATGCTTGA
- the LOC111811346 gene encoding copper-transporting ATPase PAA1, chloroplastic-like isoform X2, which yields MDSALSLMASNAPLSTITRSFSTLYFTHSTSISPISTLSFSLRAAVPPLHRRHKFISNSSSGNGNGGVRGESGGGGGDDDGGPDGGDVGSNLLAGEAEDDATLSADAIVLGVGGMRCKGCSASVKRILESQPQVSHASVDLASETAVVWPAAEAKITPNWREELGEALAKHLTTCGFSSKVQGQHHKFDKVL from the exons ATGGATTCCGCCCTCTCTCTCATGGCGTCCAATGCGCCTCTCTCAACCATTACTCGCAGCTTCTCCACACTCTATTTCACCCACTCCACCTCCATTTCCCCTATCtccactctttctttctcgcTTCGCGCTGCTGTTCCTCCTCTCCACCGTCGTCACAAATTCATCTCCAACTCATCTTCTGGCAATGGAAATGGCGGCGTTCGAGGAGAgagcggcggtggcggcggcgacGACGATGGTGGACCTGATGGCGGCGATGTCGGCTCGAACTTGCTTGCTGGAGAAGCTGAGGACGACGCTACGCTGTCCGCAGACGCGATTGTTCTTGGTGTTGGA GGGATGAGGTGCAAGGGGTGTTCTGCGAGTGTCAAGAGGATTCTTGAAAGTCAG CCACAAGTGTCACATGCTAGTGTTGACCTTGCTTCTGAGACCGCAGTCGTGTGGCCTGCAGCTGAAGCAAAAATCACACCCAACTGGCGGGAAGAGCTAGGAGAGGCACTTGCGAAGCATTTGACCACTTGTGGTTTTTCTTCTAAGGTTCAAGGTCAGCATCATAAATTC GACAAGGTGCTATAG